AGCTCGGGGATGACTTGTGGATAGCGGTGAAATTCCAATCGAGCCCGGAGATAGCTGGTTCTCCCCGAAATAGCTTTAGGGCTAGCCTCAAGCGTAGAGAAACGGAGGTAGAGCACTGAATGTCCTAGGGGGTATTGCACTTACCGAAGACTATCAAACTCCGAATGCCGTTTTCTTTTACTTGGGAGTCAGACTGTGGGTGATAAGATTCATAGTCAAGAGGGCAACAGCCCAGATCGTCAGCTAAGGTCCCTAAATGTACGTTAAGTGGTAAAGGATGTGGGATTGCACAGACAACCAGGATGTTGGCTTAGAAGCAGCCACTCATTTAAAGAGTGCGTAATAGCTCACTGGTCGAGTGATCCTGCGCCGAAAATTTCCGGGGCTAAAACGTACTACCGAAGCTACGGCATCATTATGATGGGTAGGGGAGCTTCGTATGCAGGCTGAAGCATGACCGTAAGGACATGTGGACAGTATACGAGTGAGAATGTTGGCATGAGTAGCGAGACGTGGGTGAGAATCCCACGGGCCGTAAACCCAAGGTTTCCAGGGGAAGGTTCGTCCGCCCTGGGTTAGTCGGGACCTAAGCCGAGGCCGAAAGGCGTAGGTGATGGACAACAGGTTGATATTCCTGTACCGCCAATAAGCGTTTGAGAAATGGGATGACACAGTAGGATAAGCTAACCACACTGTTGGTTATGTGTGGCTAAGTACTGAGGCAGTCTAGATAGGCAAATCCGTCTAGATAATGCTGGGGTACGATGGGGAGCGAAATTTAGTAGCGAAGTAGCTGATTTCACACTGTCGAGAAAAGTCTCTATCGAGTTTAAAGGCGCCCGTACCGTAAACCGACACAGGTGGGTGAGGAGAGTATCCTAAGGCCAGCGAGAGAACTATTGTTAAGGAACTCGGCAAAATGACCCCGTAACTTAGGGAGAAGGGGTGCCATCCTTTGGATGGCCGCAGAGAATAGGCCCAAGCGACTGTTTACCAAAAACACAGGTTTCTGCTAAGTCGCAAGACGATGTATAGGAGCTGACGCCTGCCCGGTGCTGGAAGGTTAAGGGGATCTGTCAGGAGCAATCCGAAGCAGTGAACTTAAGCCCCAGTAAACGGCGGCCGTAACTATAACGGTCCTAAGGTAGCGAAATTCCTTGTCGGGTAAGTTCCGACCCGCACGAAAGGCGTAACGATTTGGGCACTGTCTCAACAATAGACTCGGTGAAATTGTAATCCCGGTGAAGATGCCGGGTACCTGCGACAGGACGGAAAGACCCCATGGAGCTTTACTGTAGCTTGACGTTGGGTCTTGGTACTACATGTACAGGATAGGTGGGAGACTATGAAGCATGAACGCCAGTTTGTGTGGAGTCATCCTTGGGATACCACCCTTGTAGTACTGGGATCCTAACCATAGGCCTTGAATCAGGTCTTGGGACACCGTCAGGTGGGCAGTTTGACTGGGGCGGTCGCCTCCTAAAAAGTAACGGAGGCGCTCAAAGGTTTCCTCAGCACGGTCGGAAATCGTGCGAAGAGTGCAAAGGCAAAAGGAAGCTTGATTGCAAGACATACAGGTCGAGCAAGGACGAAAGTCGGACTTAGTGATCCGGTGGTACCGCATGGAAGGGCCATCGCTCAACGGATAAAAGCTACCCTGGGGATAACAGGCTTATCTCCCCCAAGAGTCCACATCGACGGGGAGGTTTGGCACCTCGATGTCGGCTCATCACATCCTGGGGCTGTAGTAGGTCCCAAGGGTTGGGCTGTTCGCCCATTAAAGTGGTACGCGAGCTGGGTTCAGAACGTCGTGAGACAGTTCGGTCCCTATCCGTCGCAGGCGTAGGAAATTTGAGGAGACCTGTCCTTAGTACGAGAGGACCGGGATGGACGTACCTCTGGTGTACCAGTTGTTCTGCCAAGGGCATGGCTGGGTAGCTATGTACGGAATGGATAAGCGCTGAAAGCATCTAAGCGCGAAGCCAACTTCAAGATAAGATTTCCCACCGTAAGGGTAAGACCCCAGGAAGACTACCTGGTTGATAGGTCGAAGGTGTAAGTGCAGTAATGTATTTAGCTTATCGATACTAATAGGTCGAGGACTTGACCAATAAATGTTTGAGCAACGGATATGACTGAAGCGAGAGCGAAGGAATATCGTTGGCGACATGAATGAAATGAATTTTCATCTCTAAATGATATACAGTTTTCAGAGTATTAACTCTAAAATAAAGATTATGTGGTTATTATAGCAAAGAGGATACACCTGTTCCCATTCCGAACACAGAAGTTAAGCTCTTTAGCGCTGATGGTACTTGGGGGGCGACCTCCTGGGAGAGTAAGACGTAGCCGCGTAATCTTTTTTATATTTAAAAAACATAAAAAAACTTAATGTAGATAATACATTAAGTCTTTTTATGTTGTATTAAGTTAGACTAATTGATTTATAAAATTTTTTATTTTAGATAAACCTTCTAAAAAAATATTTTCATTGCAAGCAAATGAGATTCGTATGTAATCATCTATTCCAAATGCTATACCAGGTACAACAGCTACATGATGATCATCTAGAAGCTTATTACAAAATGCTATAGAAAGACTTGTATCATATTTTATATGTTTTTTTAAACTACCTATATAAATAAAAGTATAAAATGCTCCATCTGGATAAATATAGTCAATATTATTAATAGAATTTAATTCTTTACAAATTAAATCACGTCTATTTTTATAAATACTTACCATATTATCTATATCATGAGAACAACTATTTAAAGCTTCATAAGCTATGTATTGTGATGTTAAACTAGGATGAGAGACTAAGTGACCTTGAATTGTGGTTATTGCCTTAGCGATAGTTTTATTTGATGCAGTATAGCCTATACGCAATCCCGTCATTGCACATGATTTAGACAGCCCATTTATAGTAATTACAATAGATTTTGCCTTTTCGCTTAATGAAGCCATAGATACAAAATCGTTATTATAATAAATTTTTTCGTAGATTTCATCGGCTAATATGTATATGTTATGTTTATAACAAATTTCTACAATTTCACTTAGTTCTTTCTTAGTATATACACTTCCGGTAGGATTAGATGGATTATTTATGATAAGTAATTTTGTTTTATTTGTCATATTTTTTAGGATATCATTAGAATTTATTTTAAATCTGTTGTCTTTTTTAGATTCAATAAAAATAGGTTTGCAATTTAATAGTTTTGTAATTTGAGGATAGCTAACCCAATAAGGTGTTGGTATTAAAATTTCATCACCAGGATTAGTTAAAGCTAAAATGGTATTAGTAATACTATGCTTAGCGCCACTTGATACTACTATTTCATCTATGGAATAATCTAAATTATTTTCGAATATTAGTTTTTTACATATTTCTTCTCTTAAAATCTTCATGCCAGGAACTAAATCATATTTAGTTAAATTTTCATTTAATGAATTTATACCGCTTAATTTAGCTTTTTTAGGTACATTGAAATCTGGTTCCCCAATACTTAAATCTATTATATTAATACCTAAAGATTTTAGTTCATTAATTTTGGAACTTATTGATATTGTATATGATGGTGTTATATCAGACAATCTATTTGATAACATAAAAAATCCTCCCTTTTTTCATAAAAATAAATAAACATAATATAATTGTATTAGTTGTAGCATTTAAAATGTATATAATTTACTAAATTATATATGAAATTTTGAAATAAAAATATTAGCTTAATGTATATAAAGGATATTAAATATTTAAGTCGAATTACTATAATTATTGAATATATATGATATAAAATAATATACATTACTAATCAAAAATTGGATAATTTAATAAATGAGACCATAAATTTTACACACATCAAATTCTTAGATGATAGTCGTCATTCTCAATATTTACACCGTAAAATATAAAAATTAATAAAAAATATCAAAAATATTTTTTGTTTTAAAACTATTACAAATACTTATGTTCAAATTATCCACATAGTATTTGCAATGTTTTGAGTCTGTTTGACTATTATGTACAAATTTGGTAATCTAGTTAGGTGACATTTAGACAGTCCCTTTAACAAAGTTAAAGGGGATTTTTTTAAACTTAATACACTACATGTAGTGGTTGGAATATAAATGAAATACAATATATAGTAATAGGGGGCGTTTTTTAAATGATTAATTTTGTTAAGAAAAGAGATGGAAGAATAATACCTTTTAATGAGGATAGGGTAACAAGAGCAATATTCTTAGCTGCTAGTAATGTGGCAGAAAAAGAGCATAAGGTACCTGATTATAAGCTTTCAGAGGAATTAACTCAAGAAGTTATAAAGTTATTAAATT
Above is a genomic segment from Romboutsia lituseburensis containing:
- a CDS encoding pyridoxal phosphate-dependent aminotransferase, with the translated sequence MLSNRLSDITPSYTISISSKINELKSLGINIIDLSIGEPDFNVPKKAKLSGINSLNENLTKYDLVPGMKILREEICKKLIFENNLDYSIDEIVVSSGAKHSITNTILALTNPGDEILIPTPYWVSYPQITKLLNCKPIFIESKKDNRFKINSNDILKNMTNKTKLLIINNPSNPTGSVYTKKELSEIVEICYKHNIYILADEIYEKIYYNNDFVSMASLSEKAKSIVITINGLSKSCAMTGLRIGYTASNKTIAKAITTIQGHLVSHPSLTSQYIAYEALNSCSHDIDNMVSIYKNRRDLICKELNSINNIDYIYPDGAFYTFIYIGSLKKHIKYDTSLSIAFCNKLLDDHHVAVVPGIAFGIDDYIRISFACNENIFLEGLSKIKNFINQLV